The Verrucomicrobium spinosum DSM 4136 = JCM 18804 DNA segment CTACCGGTTGTTCGGCGACGCGGTCTTTGGCGGAGCGGCATTGGGCAAGCGCCTGCTGGGACTGCGGGTGGTGGATGCGGAGACTCGCCATCCCTGTTCCTACATGCAGTGTGCCATCCGTACCGGCATCACGCTCATACCCCTGGCTCCGGTGGTGGAGTTCATCCTCCTGGCCATTGATGGTCAACAGCGCTGGGGTGACCAGCTTGCCCGCACCTATGTGCTGCGCCGTCACGCGAAGGCGGAGCCCTATCACGCTCCTTCGCATCCCATTGATTTCGCTGGATTGAAAGAAACGGTCAGTCACCTGCATCCTCACGGGCATGCGGAGGATGAGGTGAAGCGGTAGGTCAGTGCGTCAGTGCGTCAGTTTTTGGGTTCGAGGTAAGTTTATGGTGTGTTTGATGCTGGTCTCCCAGGAAATCACTTCTGCTGTGCCCTCGTGGCGGGCTCACGCCCCAGATATCCGCCCACTGGTGTTTGATCGCCAACCATCCATCGCCCTGTAGTTGTCGACGGGAGGAGAACGGACCAGCCGCGCGCGTTTTTTGGGGTGGCCGCCAGGGAGCCACCTTGAGGCGGCCGCCCCAGATCGAAGTTGATCCCCAGCGGGGATCTCTAACACAGCCCAACGTTGGACGAGCCCTAAGCGAGTCAACGTTGGGTGCCTCCCAGAATGATGATCAGGTGGGTAGGCCGACAGCATCTGCTTTCTCCCCACCGCCATCAACACCCCCACGTCAATGGGACCCGATGTCATGCGCTGACTGACGTTCCCGGCAAGATGCCGGAAACAGCAAGCAGGATGCGTGCGCTCCCCTGAGGATCCCTGGCAGGCACTAGCCTCTGCGTCGGCAACCTTCGCGTTCGCGTCATGTCACCAAGATTCGAAAGACGCTGGGGCTCCATGAAGAGGATTAGAGGCAAGTTTGACGAAGTCCAGCTCTCGTCAAGGCCGGGCTAGAGCTCTGGACAGCTCTTACAGACAAGTCTTGAATGCGAGCGAGTGCTTTAGGAGGGCGAACTGCGTGAATCTGAACCGACCGTTAGACGGTTGATTTCCTGCCGCAGAGCTTCGTTCTCACTTTCAAGTATTCGAATCTGTTCGTGAATGGGGAGAGGCGGCGGGCCGGAACCTGGTTGCACAACCC contains these protein-coding regions:
- a CDS encoding RDD family protein, producing the protein MTEIIKPTELETASVAQRVVAHLIDLAVMFGAMMLPVMLNPGGNVEVLMLFCSMFAVLGYRLFGDAVFGGAALGKRLLGLRVVDAETRHPCSYMQCAIRTGITLIPLAPVVEFILLAIDGQQRWGDQLARTYVLRRHAKAEPYHAPSHPIDFAGLKETVSHLHPHGHAEDEVKR